The following proteins come from a genomic window of Methylorubrum populi:
- a CDS encoding type II toxin-antitoxin system RelE/ParE family toxin, with protein MGRSDASCHVAIQSFHDSLTETVAQGLRPKGFPADLFKATRRKLAALNAAETLEDLRSPPGNRLHALERDRAGQHAIRINDQFRLCFVWTEAGPERVEFTDYH; from the coding sequence ATGGGCCGTTCAGACGCGAGCTGCCACGTGGCGATCCAGAGCTTTCACGACAGCCTGACCGAGACAGTGGCGCAAGGTCTGCGCCCGAAGGGTTTCCCGGCCGACCTGTTCAAGGCGACGCGGCGTAAGCTGGCAGCCTTGAACGCCGCTGAGACCCTGGAGGACCTTCGCTCGCCGCCCGGCAATCGGCTTCACGCCTTGGAGCGCGACCGCGCCGGCCAGCACGCGATCCGCATCAATGATCAATTCCGTCTCTGCTTCGTCTGGACCGAAGCCGGGCCGGAGCGGGTCGAGTTCACCGACTATCACTGA
- a CDS encoding HigA family addiction module antitoxin: MTAYPPLAELRALDLTQIEEITSPIHPGEILREEYLVPLNLSAGAVARACGVPRTRIERIATEETGISTDTALRLGRYFGTTPAFWLNLQRKYEIDVLDREIGAEIAAIRPLETAA, translated from the coding sequence ATGACCGCTTATCCGCCCCTTGCCGAACTACGCGCCCTCGACCTCACTCAGATTGAGGAGATCACATCTCCCATCCACCCCGGCGAAATCCTCCGGGAGGAGTATCTCGTGCCGCTCAACCTGTCGGCCGGCGCCGTTGCTCGCGCCTGCGGCGTGCCGCGCACCCGCATCGAGCGGATCGCAACGGAGGAGACCGGGATTTCGACCGACACGGCGCTGCGGCTCGGGCGTTACTTCGGCACCACCCCCGCGTTCTGGCTCAACCTTCAGCGCAAGTACGAAATCGACGTCTTGGACCGCGAGATCGGGGCAGAGATCGCTGCGATCAGACCGTTGGAGACGGCTGCATGA
- a CDS encoding DUF4926 domain-containing protein, with translation MSVGTVTLDQAPPRDLDVVRLLSDAVGDEGERIPSGSEGTVVHVVNLGDTYVVEFDVPALGTLATVGAQALAVVWLVSSIK, from the coding sequence ATGAGTGTTGGCACCGTCACTTTGGATCAGGCGCCACCGCGCGATCTCGACGTGGTGCGCCTGCTGTCAGATGCCGTAGGAGACGAAGGCGAGCGCATACCGTCTGGGTCTGAAGGTACGGTCGTGCATGTCGTCAATCTGGGTGACACCTACGTGGTCGAATTCGATGTCCCAGCTTTAGGTACGCTTGCAACGGTAGGCGCTCAAGCCCTAGCGGTCGTGTGGCTGGTATCGTCCATTAAGTGA
- a CDS encoding helix-turn-helix domain-containing protein, protein MAKAALGWSNPMMAEMTGLHRNTLNRAENGEAKRSTLELLRRVFEQAGLEFIPANGGGPGVRLRENAESAN, encoded by the coding sequence ATGGCTAAGGCCGCCCTCGGCTGGTCAAATCCTATGATGGCTGAGATGACCGGCCTCCATCGAAACACCCTCAACCGAGCCGAGAACGGAGAGGCGAAGAGATCAACCCTTGAGCTTTTACGACGGGTGTTCGAGCAAGCCGGTCTAGAATTCATTCCCGCTAATGGCGGCGGCCCTGGCGTGAGGCTTCGGGAGAACGCCGAGAGCGCGAACTGA